In Paractinoplanes brasiliensis, the following proteins share a genomic window:
- a CDS encoding TetR/AcrR family transcriptional regulator gives MLRTDITVAIRDAVMHELAEVGYGRLSIEAVARRAGVGKTAIYRRWSNKLEMVLEIVSDVAGRSVPLPDTGSFAGDLQLIMMIVSRALQHRIASQIIPDLMAEAARNPQIAETLQTALRTHQQAVGEKLVGQAVARGELPRGTDPDVAVDLILGPLYWRLAVSRSKPDPEYLEKLMTAVTAALRHSGS, from the coding sequence GTGCTTCGAACCGACATCACCGTGGCGATCCGGGACGCGGTGATGCACGAGCTGGCCGAGGTCGGTTACGGCCGGCTCTCCATCGAGGCCGTGGCACGCCGCGCCGGCGTCGGCAAGACAGCAATCTACCGCCGCTGGAGCAACAAACTCGAGATGGTGCTCGAGATCGTCTCCGACGTGGCCGGACGCAGTGTGCCGCTGCCCGACACCGGCAGCTTCGCCGGCGACCTCCAGCTGATCATGATGATCGTGAGCCGGGCGCTGCAACACCGGATCGCGTCGCAGATCATTCCGGACCTGATGGCCGAGGCCGCCCGTAACCCGCAGATCGCCGAGACGCTCCAGACGGCCCTGCGCACCCACCAGCAGGCGGTCGGCGAAAAGCTGGTCGGCCAGGCGGTGGCCCGCGGCGAGCTGCCCCGAGGGACCGATCCGGACGTCGCGGTCGATCTGATCCTCGGCCCGCTCTACTGGCGGCTGGCCGTCTCCCGGTCCAAGCCCGACCCGGAATACCTCGAGAAGCTGATGACGGCGGTCACGGCGGCGCTGCGCCACTCCGGCAGCTGA
- a CDS encoding coiled-coil domain-containing protein: protein MRHKTVRRRTAALLALLVALSGLTLAVAGPAAAAPGDNGDDGEGAPKSLIQQLEVASKGFLEAKEALARSKTRQAQLAAKLKELDADLAPRQDAIDEIIQKSYRTGRLGPMTALLAADSAGGFLDRAETLETVAVRENQVVADLKATRDAQRKAKLAIDAEVRDQQRQVNIMAKRKVQAETALKAANTGGSDRTGEDAKEPTDGGSSSKATPAPRNRDGSLPDEGCTENDPTTSGCLTPRTLHALKQAKADGFTRYVACFREQNSGEHPKGQACDFAAEKKGFGGVASGGDKAYGTRLANYFINNSSRLGVLYVIWFKRIWLPSSGWKAYSRGNGDPSSDHTNHVHLSVR from the coding sequence GTGCGGCACAAGACTGTCCGGCGACGAACGGCGGCCCTGCTGGCCCTGCTCGTCGCGCTCTCCGGGCTGACCCTGGCGGTGGCCGGTCCGGCCGCCGCTGCGCCGGGTGACAACGGCGACGACGGCGAGGGCGCCCCCAAGTCCCTGATCCAGCAACTCGAGGTCGCCTCCAAGGGTTTCCTGGAGGCCAAGGAGGCCCTGGCACGGTCCAAGACCCGTCAGGCCCAGCTCGCCGCGAAGCTCAAGGAGCTCGACGCCGACCTGGCACCCCGGCAGGACGCCATCGACGAGATCATTCAGAAGTCGTACCGGACCGGCCGTCTCGGCCCGATGACCGCGCTGCTGGCGGCGGACTCGGCCGGTGGCTTCCTCGACCGCGCCGAGACGCTCGAAACCGTCGCGGTGCGGGAGAACCAGGTCGTGGCCGACCTGAAGGCGACCCGTGACGCCCAGCGCAAGGCCAAGCTGGCCATCGACGCCGAGGTCCGTGACCAGCAGCGGCAGGTCAACATCATGGCCAAGCGCAAGGTGCAGGCCGAGACCGCGCTCAAGGCGGCCAACACCGGTGGCTCGGACCGGACGGGCGAGGACGCCAAGGAGCCGACCGACGGCGGTTCGAGCAGCAAGGCCACCCCGGCGCCGCGCAACCGGGACGGCTCACTGCCCGACGAGGGGTGCACCGAGAACGACCCCACCACCAGCGGTTGCCTGACGCCGCGCACGCTGCACGCGCTCAAGCAGGCGAAGGCGGACGGTTTCACGCGCTATGTGGCGTGCTTCCGTGAGCAGAACAGCGGTGAGCATCCCAAGGGGCAGGCGTGCGACTTCGCGGCCGAGAAGAAGGGGTTCGGTGGCGTCGCGTCGGGTGGTGACAAGGCGTACGGCACCCGGCTGGCCAACTACTTCATCAACAACTCGAGTCGGCTGGGCGTGCTCTACGTCATCTGGTTCAAGCGGATCTGGCTGCCTTCGAGCGGGTGGAAGGCGTACTCGAGGGGCAACGGCGACCCCTCGAGCGACCACACCAACCATGTGCACCTCTCGGTGCGGTGA
- a CDS encoding Atu4866 domain-containing protein — MRYEHVDTTVLDAGALLALALAGRAVVPPVDEAPAEAPVGAWSSADGAVRLEIKTDGTYAGKVLGRKRPARGTYRLDGGTLNLCDDSGLHTPVRVGRGVLEMAGHRLGRAA; from the coding sequence ATGCGTTACGAGCACGTCGACACCACCGTTCTGGACGCCGGTGCGCTCCTGGCGCTCGCCCTGGCCGGCCGCGCCGTCGTGCCGCCGGTCGACGAAGCCCCGGCGGAAGCTCCGGTCGGCGCCTGGTCGAGCGCGGATGGCGCGGTTCGTCTGGAAATCAAGACCGACGGAACGTACGCGGGAAAGGTGCTCGGTCGCAAGCGCCCGGCACGTGGCACTTATCGCCTCGACGGCGGCACGCTGAACCTGTGCGACGACTCCGGCCTGCACACGCCCGTACGGGTGGGCCGCGGCGTTCTGGAGATGGCCGGCCACCGCCTGGGTCGCGCCGCCTGA
- a CDS encoding GGDEF domain-containing protein, whose translation MDGEIAQDPRLPVPVTVFGPLHLLARRVHRLANTGHGHEALEAADAYLAIAHAVGDERSVVFLVQGQMYANLYMGRLPEAIRLGERLLRLHRAAGSVLGEAKALCDLAQIDVLRGRYFLGMGHLARAAVLLDRPYTDGERRISALCSFAEAASAAEMYEIAAATYDRLTVTHASFGLVHAATLLHWGLRLAHVGRSDEAGARLRRSAEITRQQVEQRPDDVVAVAMLALALAKLGDVVPAEKLAREAVMPLRQAENYRYARMAHVALGISLRTQGALAEARREFVAARELCGFGTGPDEKPIIRFELALTALATDDGQAARDIFDTVEGQTRELWRLREQRLALLRQARQREESEAARARAEREVLRDPLTGLDNRRRFDLLMRHIDQGRMAMPLVLLLVDLDHFKAINDAYSHATGDRALCEVARILRAHCRPDDVPVRYAGDEFTVFLRGDLAVGREVAERIRAAVARADILPGVRLTVSVGLAELGEGMSGETLFREADDRLYAAKWSGRNTIAS comes from the coding sequence ATGGACGGCGAGATCGCGCAGGATCCGCGGCTGCCGGTGCCGGTCACCGTGTTCGGGCCGCTGCATCTGCTGGCCCGTCGCGTGCACCGCCTGGCCAACACCGGCCACGGGCACGAGGCGCTCGAGGCGGCCGACGCGTACCTCGCCATCGCCCATGCCGTCGGTGACGAGCGTTCCGTGGTGTTCCTGGTGCAGGGCCAGATGTACGCGAACCTCTACATGGGCCGCCTGCCCGAGGCGATCAGGCTCGGCGAACGGTTGCTGCGGCTGCACCGGGCGGCCGGGTCGGTGCTCGGCGAGGCCAAGGCGCTCTGCGACCTCGCCCAGATCGACGTCCTGCGTGGACGCTACTTCCTCGGCATGGGCCACCTGGCCCGCGCCGCCGTGCTGCTCGACCGGCCCTACACCGACGGCGAGCGGCGGATCTCGGCGCTGTGCTCGTTCGCCGAGGCGGCGTCGGCGGCCGAGATGTACGAGATCGCCGCGGCCACGTACGACCGGCTGACCGTGACCCATGCGAGTTTCGGTCTCGTGCACGCCGCGACCCTGTTGCACTGGGGTCTGCGGCTGGCGCACGTGGGCCGGTCCGACGAGGCCGGGGCCCGGCTGCGGCGCAGCGCCGAGATCACCAGACAGCAGGTGGAGCAGCGCCCCGACGACGTGGTCGCCGTCGCGATGCTGGCCCTGGCCCTGGCCAAGCTGGGTGACGTGGTCCCGGCCGAGAAACTGGCCCGCGAGGCCGTCATGCCGCTGCGCCAGGCCGAAAACTACCGGTACGCCCGGATGGCGCACGTCGCGCTCGGCATCAGCCTGCGCACGCAGGGGGCTCTGGCCGAGGCGCGACGGGAGTTCGTCGCCGCCCGCGAGCTGTGCGGGTTCGGCACGGGCCCCGACGAGAAACCGATCATCCGGTTCGAGCTGGCACTGACCGCGCTGGCCACCGACGACGGCCAGGCCGCGCGCGACATCTTCGACACGGTCGAGGGGCAGACCCGCGAGTTGTGGCGGCTGCGCGAACAGCGACTGGCCCTGCTGCGTCAGGCCCGGCAGCGTGAGGAGTCGGAAGCTGCCCGGGCCCGGGCCGAGCGCGAGGTCCTTCGCGACCCGCTGACCGGCCTGGACAACCGGCGCCGCTTCGACCTGCTGATGCGGCACATCGACCAGGGCCGGATGGCCATGCCGCTGGTGCTCCTGCTGGTCGACCTCGACCACTTCAAGGCGATCAACGACGCGTACTCGCACGCCACGGGCGACCGGGCGCTGTGCGAGGTGGCCCGGATCCTGCGCGCGCACTGCCGTCCCGACGACGTCCCGGTCCGGTACGCCGGCGACGAGTTCACCGTGTTCCTGCGGGGCGACCTGGCCGTGGGACGCGAGGTGGCCGAGCGCATCCGCGCCGCCGTGGCCCGCGCCGACATCCTTCCCGGCGTACGCCTGACCGTGAGCGTCGGCTTGGCCGAGCTCGGTGAGGGCATGTCGGGCGAGACGCTGTTCCGCGAGGCCGACGACCGCCTCTACGCCGCCAAGTGGAGTGGCCGCAACACCATCGCGTCCTAG
- a CDS encoding ABC transporter permease codes for MSTETVAARPVVDAARLKAWLPKYGVYAAIVLLVVYNIFFTPYFATWSNLRIQLIQVAPIVIVALGMALVIGTEGIDLSVGSVMALAAAFIPLYLGYGVVAAILVALLAGVAVGLINGVLVAKVGLQPIVATLALFVGGRGLAVVISEGKLVDIRNPDFLYLGSGDLLGIPVLVWIAALMVLIVGFVMRRTVFGRRLLAVGGNRPAAELAGLPVKRVLITVYVVCAVLASIAGLLSVARIQSSDASSVGLLIELSAITAVVVGGTPLTGGKVRVLGTVAGALLMQLVIATMIKHNLQPSTTEMVQAVIILIAVYVARERKTR; via the coding sequence GTGAGCACTGAAACGGTGGCCGCCCGGCCCGTCGTCGACGCCGCCCGCCTCAAGGCCTGGCTGCCCAAGTACGGCGTCTACGCCGCCATCGTGCTGCTGGTCGTCTACAACATCTTCTTCACGCCGTACTTCGCGACCTGGAGCAACCTGCGCATCCAGCTGATCCAGGTGGCGCCGATCGTCATCGTGGCCCTCGGCATGGCGCTGGTGATCGGCACCGAGGGCATCGACCTCTCGGTCGGCTCGGTCATGGCCCTGGCCGCCGCCTTCATCCCGCTCTATCTCGGGTACGGGGTGGTCGCCGCGATCCTGGTCGCCCTGCTCGCCGGGGTCGCCGTCGGCCTGATCAACGGTGTTCTGGTCGCCAAGGTGGGCCTGCAGCCGATCGTCGCGACCCTCGCACTGTTCGTGGGCGGGCGCGGTCTCGCCGTCGTGATCAGCGAGGGCAAGCTCGTCGACATCCGCAACCCCGACTTCCTCTACCTCGGCTCGGGTGACCTGCTCGGCATCCCGGTGCTGGTCTGGATCGCGGCGCTGATGGTGCTGATCGTCGGCTTCGTCATGCGCCGCACGGTCTTCGGCCGCCGGCTGCTGGCCGTCGGCGGCAACCGCCCGGCCGCCGAGCTGGCCGGCCTGCCGGTCAAGCGGGTGCTGATCACCGTGTACGTGGTGTGCGCGGTGCTGGCGTCCATCGCCGGCCTGCTCTCGGTGGCCCGCATCCAGTCCAGCGACGCGTCCTCGGTGGGCCTGCTCATCGAGCTTTCCGCGATCACCGCCGTGGTGGTGGGCGGCACCCCGCTCACCGGCGGCAAGGTCCGGGTCCTGGGCACAGTGGCCGGCGCCCTGCTCATGCAGCTGGTGATCGCCACGATGATCAAGCACAACCTGCAGCCCTCCACCACCGAGATGGTGCAGGCCGTGATCATCCTGATCGCGGTCTACGTGGCCCGAGAGAGGAAGACCCGGTGA
- a CDS encoding ABC transporter permease, with protein MAQTAVAESDTGPSLKELALRHGLTKAGRLPRLPEYTRHLWTYRHFIAAFANAKVSASLGSTKLGVVWQLLTPLINAGVYYLIFGVLINTKQGVDNFIAYLCAGVFIFGFTQSVVQAGSQSITANMALIRALHFPRASLPIAVTLVEVRNMVASIVVLVAIVLFTGEPITVEWLLLIPALIMQSLFNAGLALFVSRLISKVTDIRQLIPYILRIWMYGSAVLYPVTFFAERLDGWKLTLVEANPMLIFIELIRHALMENVELAQPIGLLWLQAVIWTAVVSFGGYVYFWRGEKGYGRG; from the coding sequence ATGGCTCAGACGGCGGTTGCCGAGTCCGACACCGGGCCATCGCTCAAGGAGCTGGCCCTTCGGCATGGTCTGACGAAGGCCGGGCGCCTGCCCAGGCTGCCGGAATACACCCGGCACCTCTGGACGTACCGGCACTTCATAGCCGCTTTCGCCAACGCGAAGGTGAGCGCCTCGCTGGGCAGCACCAAGCTCGGCGTGGTCTGGCAGCTCCTCACCCCGCTGATCAACGCCGGCGTCTACTATCTGATCTTCGGTGTGCTGATCAACACCAAGCAGGGCGTCGACAACTTCATCGCGTACCTCTGCGCCGGCGTCTTCATCTTCGGGTTCACGCAGTCGGTGGTGCAGGCGGGCTCGCAGTCGATCACGGCCAACATGGCCCTGATCCGGGCGCTGCATTTCCCCCGGGCCAGCCTGCCGATCGCGGTCACCCTGGTCGAGGTGCGCAACATGGTCGCCTCGATCGTCGTGCTCGTCGCGATCGTGTTGTTCACCGGCGAGCCGATCACGGTCGAGTGGCTGCTCCTGATCCCGGCCCTGATCATGCAGTCGCTCTTCAACGCCGGGCTGGCCCTGTTCGTGTCGCGCCTGATCTCCAAGGTCACCGACATCCGGCAGCTGATCCCGTACATCCTGCGCATCTGGATGTACGGCTCCGCGGTGCTCTACCCGGTGACGTTCTTCGCCGAGCGACTGGACGGCTGGAAGCTCACCCTGGTCGAGGCCAACCCGATGCTGATCTTCATCGAGCTGATCCGGCACGCGCTGATGGAGAACGTCGAGCTGGCCCAGCCGATCGGCCTGCTCTGGCTGCAGGCTGTGATCTGGACGGCAGTGGTGAGTTTCGGCGGTTACGTCTACTTCTGGCGCGGAGAGAAGGGCTACGGCCGTGGCTGA
- a CDS encoding rhodanese-like domain-containing protein, with protein sequence MTVAPPGSLGIAEILANARSRLTRVGPFETAAAMARGAVLVDIRPAAQRAEFGEIPGAVIIERNVLEWRLDPRSEARLPFAGSYALEVIVTCQEGYTSSLAAAALQDLGLARATDLEGGFAAWRDAGLPTIPGAP encoded by the coding sequence GTGACCGTGGCCCCGCCCGGCTCCCTGGGCATCGCCGAGATCCTGGCCAACGCACGGTCCCGGCTGACCCGGGTCGGCCCGTTCGAGACGGCGGCCGCGATGGCACGCGGAGCCGTCCTGGTCGACATCCGCCCGGCGGCTCAGCGCGCCGAGTTCGGCGAGATCCCCGGTGCCGTGATCATCGAGCGCAACGTGCTGGAGTGGCGGCTCGACCCGCGCAGCGAAGCCCGCCTGCCGTTCGCGGGCAGCTACGCGCTCGAGGTGATCGTGACCTGCCAGGAGGGTTACACGAGCAGCCTGGCCGCGGCCGCCCTGCAGGACCTGGGCCTGGCCCGTGCCACCGACCTCGAGGGCGGTTTCGCCGCGTGGCGCGACGCCGGCCTCCCGACGATTCCGGGTGCGCCCTAG
- a CDS encoding anti-sigma factor family protein has translation MSTDHDDLHRLLGGYLLGGLDEADTERLDAHLHDCDRCRDELDRLAAVPELLRRLPEAHREEPSTAAPVSMSARPSQENIDGLLRLMRAERSRQSRMAGVRWLAAAAVVLVAVGIGFGVLRGNREGRPPQVLPSPELVTARFLPAQGSGMAGQAVLTPKTWGVSVALDVTKLRGQGPFHCQVRASSGQVEQAMVWGPTPSGNAKVIGASSIQLRNVSRIEVQDHDGQVLGTADLN, from the coding sequence GTGAGCACCGACCACGACGACCTGCACCGGTTGCTCGGGGGTTATCTGCTCGGCGGCCTTGACGAGGCGGACACCGAGCGGCTCGACGCCCACCTGCACGATTGCGATCGCTGCCGGGACGAGCTCGACCGGCTGGCCGCCGTGCCCGAGCTGCTGCGCCGGCTTCCCGAGGCGCACCGGGAGGAGCCGTCGACGGCGGCGCCGGTCAGCATGTCGGCCCGCCCGAGCCAGGAGAACATCGACGGCCTGCTGCGCCTGATGCGGGCCGAGCGGTCCCGGCAGAGCCGCATGGCCGGCGTCCGCTGGCTCGCCGCAGCGGCCGTGGTGCTGGTGGCGGTGGGGATCGGGTTCGGGGTGCTGCGCGGCAACCGGGAAGGCAGGCCGCCGCAGGTGTTGCCGAGCCCCGAGCTGGTGACCGCGCGGTTCCTGCCGGCCCAGGGCAGCGGCATGGCGGGTCAGGCCGTGCTCACGCCGAAGACGTGGGGTGTCTCGGTGGCGCTCGACGTGACGAAGCTGCGCGGCCAGGGCCCCTTCCACTGCCAGGTGCGGGCCTCGTCCGGGCAGGTCGAGCAGGCAATGGTGTGGGGGCCCACGCCGAGCGGCAACGCCAAGGTGATCGGGGCGAGCTCGATCCAGCTGCGCAACGTCAGCCGGATCGAGGTCCAGGATCACGACGGTCAGGTGCTGGGCACGGCCGATTTGAATTAG
- a CDS encoding ABC transporter permease: MTNVSGPETPAIVAEDVRKAERTDRVVGTIQRQGALAVLVVVVLIALATFPNFRSFDNAATILVAAAPPMLIALGMTFVIITGGIDLSVGSLYVLGGVLAAWASQYGILAAFLLPLAVCGAIGLVNGLLIAYTRMAPFIVTLAALLGARGLMRAISAEGSNTYLVQDDTFRKLGNGSFLNIGYQVWLVAGLVVIGMVVLARTRFGASVYSVGGSEDAASLMGVPVRRTKVWVYVLSGLLAGLAGAINAAKLGSGVTVLGTGMELDAIAAVVIGGTLLTGGAGTIAGTIAGVLLLGVIQNLINQVGNLNSNWQQVISGAFLALVVVAQTYLVRLRRVT, from the coding sequence ATGACGAACGTCTCGGGACCGGAGACCCCGGCGATCGTTGCCGAGGATGTCCGCAAGGCCGAGCGCACCGACCGCGTCGTCGGCACGATCCAGCGGCAGGGCGCCCTGGCCGTCCTCGTCGTCGTGGTGCTGATCGCGCTGGCGACGTTCCCCAACTTCCGCAGCTTCGACAACGCGGCGACGATCCTGGTCGCGGCCGCGCCGCCGATGCTGATCGCGCTCGGCATGACCTTCGTGATCATCACGGGCGGGATCGACCTGTCGGTGGGCTCGCTCTACGTGCTCGGTGGCGTGCTGGCCGCCTGGGCCTCGCAGTACGGCATCCTGGCCGCGTTCCTGCTCCCACTGGCCGTGTGCGGGGCGATCGGCCTGGTCAACGGGCTGCTCATCGCGTACACCCGGATGGCGCCGTTCATCGTGACGCTCGCGGCCCTGCTCGGCGCGCGCGGGCTCATGCGGGCGATCAGCGCCGAGGGCTCCAACACGTACCTCGTGCAGGACGACACGTTCCGCAAGCTCGGCAACGGCTCGTTCCTCAACATCGGCTACCAGGTGTGGCTGGTCGCGGGGCTGGTCGTGATCGGCATGGTGGTGCTGGCCCGCACCCGGTTCGGCGCCTCGGTCTACTCCGTCGGCGGCAGCGAGGACGCGGCCAGCCTCATGGGTGTGCCCGTACGCCGTACGAAGGTCTGGGTCTATGTCCTGTCGGGGCTGCTCGCGGGGCTGGCCGGGGCCATCAACGCGGCCAAGCTCGGTTCCGGGGTGACGGTGCTGGGCACGGGCATGGAGCTGGACGCGATCGCCGCCGTCGTCATCGGCGGGACGCTGCTCACCGGCGGGGCGGGCACGATCGCCGGCACCATCGCCGGGGTGCTGCTGCTCGGCGTGATCCAAAACCTGATCAACCAGGTCGGCAACCTCAACAGCAACTGGCAGCAGGTGATCAGCGGCGCTTTCCTCGCCCTGGTCGTGGTGGCACAGACCTATCTCGTACGGCTTCGCAGAGTGACCTAA
- a CDS encoding sigma-70 family RNA polymerase sigma factor: MRRRVSPDEELMTALYMEHYAVLLSFVLRYVHDRHRAEDLVQETLLRAWKHIDHLDTDPGRTRSYLLTIARNVVTNAWRAEQRRPHLVADEAAVNAMPSADNVDEMVEGWLVAEALERLSADHQAVVKAMYYEGQSVADAARELSVPEGTVKSRAYYAVRALRTVFEEMGVLR, translated from the coding sequence ATGAGGCGACGGGTGAGCCCCGACGAGGAGCTGATGACCGCGCTCTACATGGAGCACTATGCGGTTCTGCTCAGCTTCGTCCTGCGCTACGTCCATGATCGGCATCGGGCCGAGGATCTCGTGCAGGAGACGCTGCTGCGCGCCTGGAAGCACATCGACCACCTCGACACCGATCCCGGCCGCACCCGCTCCTACCTGCTGACCATCGCTCGCAACGTGGTCACCAACGCGTGGCGGGCCGAGCAGCGCCGGCCGCACCTGGTGGCTGACGAGGCCGCGGTGAACGCGATGCCGTCGGCGGACAACGTCGACGAGATGGTCGAGGGCTGGCTGGTCGCCGAGGCGCTGGAGCGGCTGTCGGCCGACCACCAGGCGGTGGTCAAGGCCATGTACTACGAGGGCCAGAGCGTGGCCGACGCGGCCCGCGAGCTTTCGGTGCCCGAGGGCACGGTCAAGTCCCGGGCGTACTACGCGGTGCGGGCGTTGCGCACGGTGTTCGAGGAGATGGGGGTGCTGCGGTGA
- a CDS encoding cysteine dioxygenase: MTAVGTRPDHLAIAGRFAAAPETWPVAPRYNPVDRWYHRLHVAHDHEVWLLTWLPGQGTEWHDHGGSAGAFHVFSGTLTEDTVALADGHAPRVSSRELGEGAGRRFGSHHVHRMTNRSPRPAVSVHVYGPALTTMTKYRVGAAGLEVLEVERAGAQW, translated from the coding sequence GTGACCGCCGTCGGCACTCGTCCCGACCACCTCGCCATCGCCGGCCGCTTCGCCGCCGCGCCCGAGACGTGGCCCGTCGCGCCCCGGTACAACCCGGTCGACCGCTGGTATCACCGCCTGCACGTCGCCCACGACCACGAGGTGTGGCTGCTGACCTGGCTGCCCGGGCAGGGCACCGAGTGGCACGACCACGGCGGCTCGGCCGGCGCGTTCCACGTGTTCAGCGGCACGCTCACCGAGGACACGGTGGCTCTCGCCGACGGTCACGCACCCCGCGTCAGCTCCCGCGAGCTGGGCGAGGGCGCCGGCCGGCGGTTCGGCTCGCATCACGTGCACCGCATGACCAACCGGTCGCCGCGCCCCGCGGTCAGCGTGCACGTGTACGGTCCCGCCCTCACCACCATGACCAAGTACCGCGTCGGCGCCGCGGGCCTCGAGGTGCTCGAGGTCGAACGGGCCGGTGCGCAGTGGTGA
- a CDS encoding neprosin family prolyl endopeptidase encodes MLKSRRGLMAAGLAIAVVGAIGVVSTVNAGADQIESVPEASAPAEASDAAGADAANATGPLATASRKPPPLLPWGDRPKKLKRGAAGATSSKLRSQGLSAAPAEAGESLVPKGEYGPKGRTTRNSILRTAVTDVVPPKPPGLKAEDKTVNFMYNTGAQSADTAGVYANITIGRPELDRDDYHSLAELALQSADGSQTIEVGWTVDRVVNGDDDPHLFVFHWVNDVAQCYNGCGWIQADGEIKPGATLPYGVTKKFGIQYYDKGWWIAYDTAWIGYFPEEIWNKQGVKFNRSGYVQVYGEVAAGVNKDKTCTDMGNGTPSSKDTAARVSSVSYIDGPPVDLFIYSTAEKTYPVAPVTARSFRYGGPGDC; translated from the coding sequence GTGTTGAAGTCACGCCGCGGTCTCATGGCCGCCGGCCTTGCGATCGCCGTGGTCGGCGCCATAGGCGTCGTCTCCACGGTCAACGCGGGTGCCGACCAGATCGAGAGCGTGCCGGAGGCCAGTGCCCCGGCCGAGGCTTCCGACGCGGCCGGCGCTGACGCTGCCAACGCGACTGGTCCGCTGGCCACGGCTTCGCGCAAGCCCCCGCCGCTGCTGCCCTGGGGTGATCGTCCCAAGAAGCTCAAGCGAGGCGCGGCCGGCGCGACCAGCAGCAAGCTGCGATCCCAGGGTCTGTCCGCCGCCCCGGCCGAGGCCGGCGAGTCGTTGGTCCCGAAAGGGGAGTACGGCCCGAAGGGGCGCACCACCAGGAACAGCATCCTGCGCACGGCCGTGACCGATGTCGTGCCGCCGAAGCCGCCGGGCCTCAAGGCGGAGGACAAAACGGTCAACTTCATGTACAACACCGGCGCGCAGAGTGCCGACACCGCGGGCGTCTACGCCAACATCACGATCGGCCGGCCGGAGCTCGATCGGGACGACTATCACTCGCTGGCCGAGCTGGCGCTGCAGTCGGCCGACGGCTCGCAGACCATCGAGGTCGGCTGGACGGTCGACCGCGTGGTCAACGGCGACGACGACCCGCACCTGTTCGTCTTCCACTGGGTCAACGACGTGGCGCAGTGCTACAACGGCTGCGGCTGGATCCAGGCCGACGGCGAGATCAAGCCCGGCGCGACCCTGCCGTACGGCGTCACCAAGAAGTTCGGCATCCAGTACTACGACAAGGGCTGGTGGATCGCGTACGACACCGCCTGGATCGGCTACTTCCCGGAGGAGATCTGGAACAAGCAGGGCGTGAAGTTCAACCGCTCCGGCTACGTCCAGGTCTACGGTGAGGTCGCCGCCGGCGTGAACAAGGACAAGACCTGCACCGACATGGGCAACGGCACGCCGTCGTCCAAGGACACCGCTGCCCGTGTCTCGAGTGTCTCGTACATCGACGGCCCGCCGGTCGACTTGTTCATCTACAGCACGGCCGAGAAGACGTATCCCGTCGCGCCGGTCACAGCACGGTCGTTCCGGTACGGGGGTCCGGGGGACTGCTGA
- a CDS encoding ABC transporter ATP-binding protein, which produces MAETERQPTVIADNAHIVYRVYGSVAPGANTPLASFKRIITGKKSAAVREVHAVKGVSFVAYKGEAIGLIGTNGSGKSTLLRAIAGLLPVERGGGIYAAGQPSLLGVNAALMNDLSGERNVELGCLAMGMSPAEVKAQAAGIIEFSGINDRGDFSSLPMKTYSSGMAARLRFSIAAAKKHDVLLIDEALATGDAKFRKRSEQRVRDLRKEAGTVFLVSHSEQSIRDTCERCIWLESGTIRADGPTDDVLKEYESYVNK; this is translated from the coding sequence GTGGCTGAGACCGAGCGGCAACCCACTGTCATCGCGGACAACGCGCACATCGTCTACCGCGTCTACGGCTCGGTGGCGCCCGGCGCCAACACTCCGCTGGCCAGCTTCAAGCGGATCATCACAGGCAAGAAGAGCGCCGCCGTACGCGAGGTGCACGCGGTCAAGGGTGTCAGCTTCGTGGCCTACAAGGGCGAGGCGATCGGCCTGATCGGCACCAACGGCTCCGGAAAGTCGACGCTGCTGCGGGCCATCGCCGGCCTGCTCCCGGTCGAGCGGGGCGGCGGCATCTACGCGGCCGGCCAGCCGTCGCTGCTGGGCGTGAACGCGGCGCTGATGAACGACCTGTCCGGCGAGCGCAACGTCGAGCTGGGCTGCCTCGCCATGGGCATGTCCCCGGCCGAGGTCAAGGCGCAGGCCGCCGGCATCATCGAGTTCTCCGGCATCAACGACCGTGGTGACTTCAGCTCGCTGCCGATGAAGACGTACTCGTCGGGCATGGCGGCCCGGCTGCGCTTCTCGATCGCCGCTGCCAAGAAGCACGACGTGCTGCTGATCGACGAGGCGCTGGCCACCGGTGACGCCAAGTTCCGCAAGCGCAGCGAGCAACGGGTGCGTGACCTGCGGAAGGAGGCCGGCACGGTCTTCCTGGTCAGCCACAGCGAGCAGTCGATCCGCGACACGTGCGAACGCTGCATCTGGCTGGAGTCCGGGACGATCCGTGCCGACGGCCCCACCGACGACGTGCTGAAGGAATACGAGTCCTACGTCAACAAATAG